One segment of Methanolinea mesophila DNA contains the following:
- a CDS encoding PKD domain-containing protein — protein sequence MANGGTHTMRIQELSIRDYLALALMICLIVTISAAAPVKVGDAYIQTERPANCQWNGTACACSWALNPTPIFGEYAPVTDAMKDGPLVKGLHSWAGFMVWPNNTLTAVKPIKNVSPNGLVVSYWEPQDMPFLQQPIYADPLILLFRPVKYSNIMNYGDVSGLVFSMPIPVALQGAKYMDNNCTGGTFSVDDKTFAVDQGGAFASGLRVFPAANVTATGPSWVPDNLVTDRMGDWDVHFLYQHTGSAEYLGLELPKGSPFAQFTWHDAPPGGVMAFKFYREAPFTSTMQRYNITTSDITAPVSGVDNLGCYLVGTNQDLILESTDKPGTYTNWNFFAVYYDIRKYQVTEDPGNGIALTRIANTTGEDTFVIAGLPVISYPKGQGSGDPAIPTREQALSESSAWAVALAPYAFNYVTGTEVSYSVDHATGLLHTTYHAATATQGPVGASAGKKTVMLLQRHQYGTFEDGRDNVSVFDGDLGAVSLYPLAPGIWNQSMPAVNNGHYQYWIPKGKLVPITAESFSTSYVFNNFLPFMPPVDANATKDGEFLWHIINCDQSDYTQKNAGAYPPFWTYIDGGQQDANYNMAKEIRYVSGKLAVTKELSRVANQSRVITGETAWDYEHWALSNASWNGTDYYATSRDHPYDPTLAHQRDLEAVEEFFRLYTMQTPFRSSRQTDGSAWQYSPYYFLYDRTLGAIFMYPAQGPDKAGQQGGPADQIAYGYFPMPTRSELYGGARCGFGNAAEWNDDHYLYGDLIASAAMTGWFDREWAAPEHYGSLIDQMIMSIAYDPGVTTFYRNPELRYSKMNFFDQWAGQSWTQGQIDGYWQLEGKNDNTLGETMQAWAGIALWGSVTDRPQVTDLGIYLYTTNLYNADAYWFDKTGSYIPDYRATAAVWSKDGDYIPVTSDPLDPRSHNSGESMWDRWFNWGNPKITWPSEQGAQKTSMVPKVYQMKVSNFGQFGLTPSSNMFNMWLPMTPYSLGFGRDKDYMQYFTRTVDYSPSSGYCQSTDPGGLAYRTTENQQRALVGVTTSVPGISKEPYDWFWEDLIQKNRQGESASYPYNLDWWNPIKSSVFDSQSISESLDYFWALDQYGTPDFRYFGYSADADTAGLTQPYTAAFTDSYGHTTFVAWNQHAKAVTVNWWNVGSSAKGTSGILQNALQVPPGWYATITVPERDTPIVCSVSVTPGNVTPGQSANLTVRVKNTGTTRISGVRVTQYLPSRVSVVSGDPGMVTQAGSVYWPLSGLSPNEERTFNLTERFAVTANGQVAQIAFVNGTLPTGEPVEYSNYTVVTAEGGPGIGLAVLAEPTNIAVGRNTTFNLTVTNTGTELLQNVYVIQHLSQYLVFEETIPTVNKSDFKDGVLTLNFNRTLAPGDAIPVQVIARAVTAGNVTVETEAHGALPAGTVNASANTTLLITGQGPAIDVDLDSDSVSAVAGGPLKMRITVTNTGSMTWDTVTVQYYLQPPGPYVIPGQGTAPLWNETPAPNIYMWDYDPGHRPGWKGLSAGENLTIVLATTVTANATGDLSNYVQVNGAAAGGKVGQDNATLVIPVVHGGTSPDFTASPREGTSPVTVQFTDTSTGNPVKWLWNFGDGSIPSTVQNPVHTYTRTGQWDVTLTVYRDNASVGVNLTKKDYISVKNAPQPGLPDAQFSASPRDGSAPLEVQFTDLSTGGPDSWSWTFGDGGLSSLQNPKYNYKRPGTYSVVLTVKNSGGSDKEVKSGYITVGVAPGPGVPHADFSANTTSGTIPFTVRFTDASTGNPTRWIWTFGDGGYSSEHNPVHTYTRPGEFDVKLIASNGKGSNGKTVVDYIVVREAPGPGVPDANFSVNVTNGTLPFTVNFTDLSTGDPTSWIWNFGDASIPSAERNVTHTYTRPGAFDVTLSVANAAGRDNQTVTDCIVVTG from the coding sequence ATGGCAAACGGGGGGACCCATACCATGCGAATCCAGGAATTGTCTATCCGTGATTATCTCGCGCTCGCGCTGATGATCTGCCTAATCGTGACAATATCGGCAGCGGCACCGGTCAAGGTGGGAGATGCCTATATCCAGACCGAACGGCCGGCAAACTGCCAGTGGAACGGGACCGCCTGCGCCTGCAGCTGGGCCCTTAATCCCACGCCGATCTTCGGGGAGTATGCCCCCGTGACGGACGCCATGAAGGACGGCCCGCTGGTAAAGGGCCTCCATTCCTGGGCCGGGTTCATGGTCTGGCCGAACAATACCCTTACCGCCGTCAAGCCGATCAAGAACGTCTCCCCAAACGGCCTGGTCGTCAGTTACTGGGAGCCGCAGGACATGCCCTTCCTTCAGCAACCCATCTATGCGGACCCGCTCATCCTCCTCTTCCGACCGGTGAAATATTCCAATATCATGAACTACGGGGACGTCTCGGGCCTGGTCTTCTCCATGCCCATCCCCGTTGCGCTGCAGGGTGCGAAATACATGGATAATAACTGTACCGGGGGGACTTTTTCCGTGGATGACAAAACATTCGCGGTCGACCAGGGCGGGGCCTTCGCCTCAGGGCTCCGGGTGTTCCCCGCTGCCAATGTTACGGCAACCGGGCCCTCGTGGGTGCCCGACAACCTGGTGACCGACCGGATGGGAGACTGGGACGTGCATTTCCTCTACCAGCATACGGGCAGTGCCGAATATCTCGGGCTCGAACTGCCCAAGGGGTCGCCGTTCGCGCAATTTACCTGGCACGATGCCCCGCCTGGAGGAGTGATGGCCTTCAAGTTTTACCGGGAGGCCCCGTTCACCTCCACGATGCAGCGGTACAACATCACCACCTCGGATATCACCGCCCCGGTCTCCGGGGTTGATAACCTGGGGTGTTACCTGGTAGGGACAAACCAGGACCTTATCCTGGAGTCCACCGATAAACCCGGGACCTACACGAACTGGAATTTCTTCGCCGTGTACTACGATATCCGGAAGTACCAGGTGACCGAGGACCCCGGAAACGGGATTGCCCTCACCAGAATTGCGAACACCACCGGCGAGGACACCTTCGTGATCGCCGGGCTCCCTGTGATCTCCTATCCGAAAGGCCAGGGGAGCGGTGACCCCGCCATCCCCACCAGGGAACAGGCCCTCTCCGAGTCCAGCGCCTGGGCGGTTGCGCTTGCACCTTATGCGTTCAACTACGTGACCGGGACAGAAGTATCCTACTCGGTGGACCATGCGACCGGTCTCCTCCACACCACTTACCATGCAGCCACCGCCACGCAGGGCCCCGTGGGTGCCTCGGCCGGGAAAAAGACCGTGATGCTCCTCCAGCGTCACCAGTATGGGACGTTCGAAGACGGCCGTGATAATGTCTCCGTGTTCGACGGGGACCTCGGTGCAGTGAGCCTTTATCCCCTCGCCCCGGGGATCTGGAACCAGAGCATGCCCGCGGTGAACAACGGGCACTACCAGTACTGGATTCCCAAGGGGAAGCTCGTTCCCATCACCGCGGAGAGTTTCTCCACGTCCTACGTGTTCAACAACTTCCTGCCCTTCATGCCCCCGGTCGATGCGAACGCCACCAAGGACGGGGAATTCTTATGGCACATCATCAACTGCGACCAGTCGGATTATACCCAGAAGAACGCCGGGGCATATCCCCCGTTCTGGACCTACATCGACGGCGGGCAGCAGGACGCAAACTACAACATGGCAAAGGAGATCCGGTACGTTTCCGGAAAACTGGCCGTCACGAAGGAGCTTTCCCGGGTGGCCAACCAGAGCCGGGTGATCACCGGGGAGACCGCCTGGGACTATGAACACTGGGCGCTCTCAAATGCGTCATGGAATGGCACGGACTACTATGCCACCTCTCGCGATCACCCCTACGACCCGACCCTTGCGCACCAGCGCGATCTCGAAGCGGTTGAGGAATTCTTCAGGCTCTACACGATGCAGACGCCGTTCCGGTCGTCCAGGCAGACAGACGGGAGCGCTTGGCAGTACTCCCCCTACTATTTCCTGTACGACAGGACGCTCGGGGCGATCTTCATGTACCCTGCCCAGGGGCCCGATAAAGCAGGCCAGCAGGGAGGTCCGGCAGACCAGATCGCCTACGGGTACTTCCCCATGCCGACGCGGAGCGAACTCTACGGGGGGGCGCGCTGCGGTTTCGGAAATGCAGCCGAATGGAATGACGACCACTACCTGTACGGAGACCTGATCGCCTCGGCCGCCATGACGGGGTGGTTCGACCGGGAATGGGCCGCTCCGGAGCACTACGGCTCGCTGATTGACCAGATGATCATGTCCATCGCCTACGACCCCGGGGTAACCACATTCTACAGGAACCCCGAACTCCGTTACTCGAAGATGAACTTCTTCGACCAGTGGGCGGGGCAGTCCTGGACCCAGGGGCAGATCGACGGGTACTGGCAGCTCGAGGGCAAGAACGACAATACGCTCGGGGAGACCATGCAGGCCTGGGCGGGGATCGCGCTATGGGGGAGCGTGACAGACCGGCCCCAGGTCACCGACCTCGGGATCTACCTCTATACCACCAACCTGTACAACGCGGACGCCTACTGGTTCGACAAGACCGGTTCCTACATCCCGGACTACCGTGCAACCGCCGCGGTCTGGTCAAAGGACGGGGACTATATCCCGGTCACCTCCGACCCCCTCGATCCGAGGAGCCATAACTCGGGGGAGTCCATGTGGGACCGCTGGTTCAACTGGGGCAACCCGAAGATCACCTGGCCGTCAGAGCAGGGTGCGCAGAAGACCTCGATGGTACCCAAGGTCTACCAGATGAAGGTCTCGAACTTCGGGCAGTTCGGGCTCACCCCGAGCTCCAACATGTTCAACATGTGGCTGCCAATGACCCCCTATTCGCTCGGGTTCGGGCGGGACAAGGACTACATGCAGTACTTCACCCGCACGGTGGACTACTCCCCGAGCAGCGGGTACTGCCAGAGCACCGACCCGGGCGGGCTCGCCTACCGCACCACCGAGAACCAGCAGAGGGCGCTGGTCGGAGTCACGACCTCGGTGCCGGGGATCTCCAAGGAGCCCTACGACTGGTTCTGGGAGGACCTGATCCAAAAAAACCGCCAGGGTGAATCCGCCAGCTACCCCTATAACCTTGACTGGTGGAACCCGATCAAGAGCTCGGTCTTTGATTCCCAGTCCATCTCGGAATCGCTGGACTATTTCTGGGCCCTCGACCAGTACGGGACCCCCGACTTCCGGTACTTCGGGTATTCCGCCGATGCGGACACCGCCGGACTTACCCAGCCCTATACCGCGGCATTCACCGATTCCTACGGCCATACCACGTTCGTCGCGTGGAACCAGCACGCGAAGGCAGTCACGGTGAACTGGTGGAACGTGGGATCTTCAGCGAAAGGGACTTCCGGCATTCTCCAGAACGCACTCCAGGTGCCCCCGGGATGGTACGCCACGATTACGGTCCCCGAGCGCGACACGCCGATCGTCTGCAGTGTCTCCGTAACCCCCGGAAACGTGACTCCCGGCCAGTCGGCAAACCTCACTGTCAGGGTGAAGAATACAGGAACCACCAGGATCTCGGGAGTCCGGGTAACCCAGTACCTCCCCTCACGGGTTTCGGTGGTCTCCGGGGACCCGGGGATGGTCACCCAGGCCGGCTCGGTATACTGGCCGCTTTCCGGGCTTTCCCCGAATGAAGAGAGGACTTTCAACCTCACCGAGCGCTTCGCGGTCACCGCCAACGGGCAGGTGGCGCAGATCGCCTTCGTGAACGGGACGCTTCCCACGGGGGAACCGGTGGAGTACTCGAATTACACGGTGGTCACCGCGGAGGGCGGACCGGGGATAGGCCTTGCCGTCTTGGCCGAACCCACAAATATCGCCGTGGGAAGGAACACTACTTTCAACCTCACGGTGACCAACACCGGGACCGAACTGCTGCAGAACGTCTACGTGATCCAGCACCTCTCCCAGTACCTGGTCTTTGAAGAAACCATCCCCACGGTTAATAAGAGCGATTTCAAGGATGGCGTCCTCACCCTCAACTTCAACCGGACGCTCGCCCCGGGCGACGCGATACCGGTGCAGGTGATCGCCCGGGCTGTCACCGCGGGGAACGTCACCGTAGAGACCGAAGCTCACGGGGCCCTCCCTGCCGGCACGGTGAACGCATCGGCAAACACTACCCTCCTGATCACCGGCCAGGGCCCGGCGATCGACGTGGATCTTGACTCGGACTCCGTATCGGCAGTCGCGGGGGGTCCCCTGAAAATGAGGATCACGGTCACCAACACCGGGAGCATGACCTGGGACACCGTGACGGTGCAGTATTACCTGCAGCCGCCCGGCCCGTATGTCATACCCGGACAGGGGACGGCTCCGCTCTGGAACGAGACCCCTGCGCCGAATATCTACATGTGGGACTACGATCCCGGGCACCGCCCCGGATGGAAGGGGTTATCTGCGGGCGAGAACCTGACCATCGTACTTGCAACCACGGTGACCGCAAACGCAACCGGGGACCTTTCCAATTACGTTCAGGTGAACGGCGCCGCCGCGGGCGGGAAGGTGGGGCAGGATAATGCGACCCTGGTAATCCCTGTAGTCCACGGCGGGACCTCCCCGGATTTCACCGCAAGCCCCCGCGAGGGCACCTCGCCGGTCACCGTGCAGTTCACCGACACCTCGACCGGGAACCCGGTGAAATGGTTATGGAACTTCGGCGACGGGAGCATTCCCTCGACCGTGCAGAACCCGGTCCATACCTATACCCGTACCGGCCAGTGGGATGTGACCCTCACGGTCTACAGGGATAACGCCTCGGTAGGAGTGAATCTCACCAAGAAAGACTACATCTCCGTAAAGAACGCGCCGCAACCAGGGCTCCCAGATGCGCAGTTCAGCGCCTCACCCCGCGACGGTTCGGCCCCGCTCGAGGTCCAGTTCACCGACCTCTCCACCGGCGGGCCTGATTCATGGTCGTGGACCTTCGGAGACGGGGGACTATCGAGCCTGCAGAACCCGAAATATAACTATAAGAGGCCGGGTACTTACTCGGTGGTCCTCACGGTGAAGAACAGCGGGGGATCCGACAAGGAGGTGAAATCCGGGTACATCACCGTCGGAGTGGCGCCGGGACCGGGTGTCCCCCACGCAGACTTCTCGGCGAACACCACCTCGGGCACGATTCCCTTCACCGTCCGCTTCACCGATGCTTCGACCGGGAACCCGACCCGGTGGATCTGGACCTTCGGGGACGGAGGGTACTCTTCAGAGCACAACCCCGTCCACACGTATACGCGGCCGGGTGAGTTCGATGTGAAACTGATCGCATCGAACGGCAAGGGAAGCAATGGAAAGACGGTCGTTGATTACATCGTGGTCCGGGAAGCCCCCGGGCCCGGGGTGCCGGATGCGAACTTCTCGGTAAACGTCACCAACGGGACCCTCCCCTTCACCGTGAACTTCACCGACCTCTCTACCGGGGACCCGACCTCCTGGATATGGAACTTCGGTGACGCGAGTATTCCCTCCGCCGAACGGAACGTCACCCATACCTATACCCGGCCGGGTGCCTTCGACGTCACCCTCTCGGTGGCGAACGCGGCAGGCCGGGATAATCAGACGGTCACCGACTGCATCGTGGTGACGGGGTAA
- a CDS encoding P-II family nitrogen regulator has product MKKVEAIIRTMRFEDVKTALEAIGVESMTVTDVKGRGKQKGITQQWRGAEYVVDMIPKTKIEMVVDDPLVEKVVDTICTVANTGKIGDGKIFIIPVEDAIRVRTRERGTTAL; this is encoded by the coding sequence ATGAAAAAAGTGGAAGCAATCATAAGGACCATGAGGTTCGAGGACGTGAAGACCGCCCTCGAGGCGATCGGAGTGGAGTCCATGACCGTGACCGACGTGAAGGGTCGGGGGAAGCAGAAAGGTATCACCCAGCAGTGGAGGGGTGCCGAGTACGTGGTGGACATGATCCCAAAGACCAAGATCGAGATGGTGGTCGACGATCCTCTCGTGGAGAAGGTGGTGGACACCATCTGTACGGTGGCGAACACCGGCAAGATCGGTGACGGGAAGATCTTCATCATCCCGGTTGAGGACGCCATCCGGGTCAGGACCAGGGAACGCGGGACTACCGCGCTCTAA
- a CDS encoding ammonium transporter: protein MKTRLPVIVLLILCLMLLAQPVLGGDPTGAITLAENPDAPVNFSWTLLCGFLVMFMQAGFAMVETGLTRAKNAVNIMMKNLMDFSLGALAYWAVGFALMFGTSAGITSLIFGSTGFFLGGEAYDVSTLELWFFQMVFAATAATIVSGAMAERTKFSTYCIYSVVISALIYPIYGHWIWGGGWLNAADFMVALGGGYGALDFAGSGVVHALGGFVALAGALIVGPRLGKYRKDGTPVAIPGHSLTLAMLGVFILWFGWFGFNPGSTLAATELRISVIAVNTCLAAAAGAVTIMLLTWWRYGKPDASMTGNGVLGGLVAITAGCAWVSPYASVLIGVIAAIIIYLGVWFLDWKMHVDDPVGAVAVHGMNGIWGLLALGIFADGTYGVYTTEGPMVTGLLFGNAGFLAVQAISAVVVFIWAFGLGYILFRILKATIGVRVTEAEELEGLDIGEHGVAAYPNFVTTEPAIDGEKS, encoded by the coding sequence ATGAAAACGCGACTACCTGTAATCGTGCTGCTGATCCTGTGCCTGATGCTGCTGGCCCAGCCGGTCCTCGGGGGCGACCCCACCGGCGCCATCACACTGGCAGAGAATCCGGACGCACCGGTTAACTTTTCCTGGACCCTGCTCTGCGGGTTCCTGGTGATGTTCATGCAGGCCGGGTTCGCCATGGTTGAGACAGGTCTCACCAGGGCGAAGAACGCGGTGAACATCATGATGAAAAACCTGATGGACTTCTCCCTCGGGGCGCTGGCCTACTGGGCCGTCGGGTTCGCCCTGATGTTCGGGACATCCGCGGGGATCACCTCCCTGATCTTCGGATCCACGGGATTCTTCCTCGGAGGAGAGGCGTACGATGTGAGCACGCTCGAGCTGTGGTTCTTCCAGATGGTCTTCGCGGCCACTGCGGCCACCATTGTGTCAGGAGCCATGGCGGAACGGACAAAGTTCTCCACCTACTGTATCTACAGCGTGGTGATATCCGCCCTGATCTATCCGATCTACGGGCACTGGATATGGGGTGGCGGCTGGCTCAACGCGGCTGACTTCATGGTGGCCCTCGGAGGAGGCTACGGGGCGCTCGACTTCGCCGGCTCCGGCGTAGTGCACGCCCTCGGAGGGTTCGTGGCGCTTGCAGGGGCACTGATCGTCGGGCCCCGCCTGGGCAAGTACCGCAAGGACGGCACTCCCGTGGCGATACCGGGACACTCCCTAACGCTCGCAATGCTGGGTGTCTTCATCCTGTGGTTCGGGTGGTTCGGGTTCAACCCGGGGAGCACGCTCGCCGCAACCGAACTGAGGATCTCCGTAATTGCCGTGAACACCTGTCTCGCGGCTGCTGCGGGTGCGGTCACCATCATGCTTCTCACGTGGTGGCGCTACGGCAAACCTGACGCAAGTATGACCGGCAACGGGGTACTTGGCGGACTGGTGGCGATCACTGCAGGGTGCGCATGGGTCAGTCCTTACGCCTCTGTCCTGATCGGTGTGATCGCAGCGATCATCATCTACCTCGGCGTATGGTTCCTTGACTGGAAGATGCATGTCGACGACCCGGTGGGTGCGGTCGCGGTGCACGGAATGAACGGGATCTGGGGTCTCCTGGCGCTCGGGATCTTCGCCGACGGGACCTACGGGGTCTATACCACGGAAGGTCCGATGGTTACCGGGCTGCTCTTCGGGAACGCCGGGTTCCTCGCAGTCCAGGCGATCAGCGCAGTAGTGGTCTTCATCTGGGCGTTCGGGCTCGGGTATATCCTGTTCAGGATCCTGAAGGCAACGATAGGGGTCCGGGTCACCGAGGCCGAGGAGCTCGAAGGCCTCGATATCGGCGAGCACGGGGTTGCGGCCTATCCCAACTTCGTGACCACTGAACCTGCAATCGACGGGGAGAAATCATGA
- a CDS encoding PAS domain-containing response regulator, with amino-acid sequence MIAVLYVDDELQLLEMARVYLERSGEFSLHTASSVKSAIAMLEGHRYDAIISDYQLPGPTGIDLLRHIRKTDEHIPFLLFTGRGREEVVIEALNCGADFYIEKGTDVVTQFLQLEHEIREAVRRRRAEEARVEMEAMLHITNAAVRSAQNPILITDLEGNLIFVNPAYLETFAYTEEREVLGKPVTDFFASPEMADVVVGELLRTKAWAGEVVARKNGGDTFDARVVANEISDESGRVLGYVASCTDLTEQKLAFTRLEEYARLLKQASTAATELAEYPLDANIYQCIAESLQSLVPPGSVVFVSSVCRTPDRTVILLEAFQGISSRETIESIIGRPLAGLAMPVNEEHLSSLAKGSFHTINGGVRDITFGLLLPGPCRALEAVLPGGCFLGAGFTWKGQVKGSTAVLLPVGASFPYLDILDLFIRQAAAVLQRREAESELYAGNPEIIHGSRPASLHTGIHDR; translated from the coding sequence GTGATCGCGGTACTGTACGTAGATGACGAGCTGCAGCTCCTCGAGATGGCACGGGTTTACCTGGAACGCTCCGGTGAATTTTCGCTTCACACCGCGAGCTCGGTGAAAAGCGCCATCGCGATGCTGGAGGGACACCGTTACGACGCGATCATCTCAGATTACCAGCTCCCGGGACCTACCGGAATAGATCTCCTCCGTCATATCCGGAAAACGGACGAACACATTCCCTTTCTCCTGTTTACGGGAAGGGGGCGGGAAGAGGTGGTTATCGAAGCCCTCAACTGCGGGGCTGATTTTTACATCGAAAAAGGGACCGATGTCGTTACCCAGTTCCTGCAACTGGAGCACGAGATACGGGAGGCGGTCCGGCGTCGAAGGGCGGAGGAGGCCAGGGTGGAGATGGAGGCGATGCTCCACATAACAAACGCAGCCGTCCGCTCGGCCCAGAACCCCATCCTGATCACCGACCTTGAGGGCAACCTCATCTTCGTCAATCCGGCATATCTGGAGACGTTCGCCTATACGGAAGAACGGGAGGTCCTCGGAAAACCTGTGACCGACTTTTTCGCCTCCCCGGAAATGGCCGATGTCGTCGTCGGGGAACTGCTGCGCACCAAGGCCTGGGCCGGAGAGGTCGTCGCCCGGAAGAACGGGGGCGACACATTCGACGCAAGAGTGGTCGCAAACGAGATCTCCGACGAATCGGGGCGTGTACTCGGATACGTCGCCTCCTGCACCGATCTCACCGAGCAGAAACTCGCGTTCACCCGCCTCGAGGAATATGCCCGGCTGCTGAAACAGGCCTCGACCGCGGCGACAGAACTCGCAGAATATCCCCTCGATGCCAATATCTACCAGTGTATCGCAGAATCTCTTCAAAGCCTGGTACCTCCCGGTTCTGTGGTATTCGTCAGTTCCGTGTGCAGAACGCCGGACAGGACCGTGATCCTCCTGGAGGCATTCCAGGGGATATCCTCACGGGAGACGATCGAATCAATCATCGGCCGGCCACTCGCAGGGCTTGCGATGCCGGTCAACGAGGAACATCTCAGTTCACTCGCCAAGGGCAGCTTCCACACGATCAACGGGGGGGTGAGGGACATCACCTTCGGACTTCTCCTGCCCGGACCCTGCAGGGCGCTGGAGGCCGTCCTGCCCGGCGGATGCTTCCTCGGGGCGGGATTCACCTGGAAAGGACAGGTGAAAGGCAGCACCGCGGTGCTCCTCCCCGTGGGGGCATCGTTTCCCTATCTCGATATCCTCGACCTGTTCATCCGCCAGGCGGCTGCGGTCCTCCAGCGCCGGGAAGCGGAATCGGAGCTGTATGCCGGTAACCCTGAAATCATACACGGTTCTCGTCCAGCTTCCCTGCATACCGGGATTCACGACAGATAG
- a CDS encoding epoxyqueuosine reductase, with product MDPQEKQRLLEKCRDMEIPLVGVAPVERWEDPPFLPWMPEEFYPRSVYPEARSVIVVGLPVSLPVLETTPSIWYHELYKTVNILLDQYTYRLANFLTGDGYPSVFVPRDGYGSAEVLKENPVAFFSHRHAAYLAGLGTFGVNNTVLTPAYGPRVRFGSVITTAELPPDPLMTGQLCTRCMRCVRSCPARALDEGAYPEGLTDKSACTAHSIALGKRSISPCGICIKVCPVGEDRRVFAREDLAAYDTPEGEHDLHRAWRHVRAYGGRRSP from the coding sequence GTGGACCCTCAAGAAAAGCAGAGGCTCCTCGAAAAGTGCCGGGATATGGAGATACCCCTGGTGGGGGTCGCCCCGGTGGAACGCTGGGAGGACCCGCCGTTTCTCCCCTGGATGCCGGAAGAGTTCTATCCCCGGTCTGTCTATCCGGAGGCGCGGTCGGTGATCGTGGTGGGGCTCCCGGTGAGCCTCCCGGTGCTGGAGACTACGCCCTCGATATGGTATCACGAACTCTACAAGACCGTGAATATCCTCCTCGACCAGTACACGTACCGGCTCGCGAACTTCCTCACCGGTGACGGCTATCCCTCGGTATTCGTACCCCGGGACGGGTACGGCTCCGCGGAGGTGCTGAAGGAAAACCCCGTCGCATTCTTCTCGCACCGGCATGCTGCCTACCTTGCCGGGCTCGGGACGTTCGGTGTGAACAACACCGTCCTCACCCCGGCCTACGGTCCCCGGGTTCGGTTCGGCTCTGTAATTACCACCGCGGAACTTCCTCCCGACCCGCTTATGACCGGGCAGCTCTGCACCCGGTGCATGCGATGCGTGCGGTCATGCCCGGCCCGGGCCCTGGACGAAGGGGCATATCCGGAGGGTCTGACGGATAAATCCGCATGTACTGCCCATAGCATCGCGCTTGGAAAACGGTCGATCTCCCCCTGCGGGATCTGCATCAAGGTCTGTCCCGTAGGCGAAGACAGGAGAGTCTTTGCAAGGGAGGACCTTGCGGCGTACGATACACCTGAAGGTGAGCACGATCTGCACCGTGCGTGGAGACACGTCCGGGCGTATGGCGGCAGAAGAAGTCCATGA